A stretch of the Alnus glutinosa chromosome 6, dhAlnGlut1.1, whole genome shotgun sequence genome encodes the following:
- the LOC133871849 gene encoding ribulose bisphosphate carboxylase small subunit, chloroplastic 3-like, translating into MSAGIFTAPVAGSAFVGLKSNSKKLPLKDSVGWRHKTISNGSKTFCMKTWNPINNKKFEALSYLPPLSDDSIAKEIDYMIKKGWIPCLEFDEAGSIRRENSRMPGYYDGRYWTLWKLPMFGCSDASQVLREINECKKTYPNAYIRCLGFDNKQQVQCMAFVIQKPTVTASTTPTEAA; encoded by the exons ATGTCTGCCGGGATCTTCACCGCTCCGGTCGCTGGATCGGCCTTTGTCGGCCTGAAATCCAACTCGAAAAAGCTGCCACTGAAAGATTCTGTTGGATGGAGACACAAAACTATCTCCAATGGTTCCAAAACCTTCTGCATGAAG ACATGGAATCCCATTAATAACAAGAAGTTCGAGGCACTCTCATACCTCCCCCCTCTCTCGGATGATTCAATTGCAAAGGAGATTGACTACATGATCAAGAAGGGATGGATCCCTTGCCTTGAGTTTGACGAG GCGGGGAGTATTCGTAGAGAGAATAGCAGAATGCCAGGATACTACGACGGGAGGTATTGGACGCTGTGGAAGCTCCCAATGTTTGGATGCAGTGACGCCTCTCAAGTCCTCCGCGAAATCAACGAGTGCAAAAAGACGTACCCAAATGCTTATATACGCTGCTTGGGATTTGACAACAAGCAGCAGGTCCAGTGCATGGCCTTTGTCATTCAGAAACCTACCGTCACCGCCTCCACCACCCCCACCGAAGCTGcttaa